Proteins from a genomic interval of Paenibacillus sp. FSL H8-0048:
- the cls gene encoding cardiolipin synthase, translated as MRIFAVILCLFIVQLAIITASEFRRPQRALAWICITFCCPPLGLLFYYFLGRDYWQSRKLGNRCVSLLREIRIHVTGKIHKVKQAEDTGNPGFEHRSGLLHLFSGLADSPVTSHNRCEVLSSAEAAYKSMLEVMEGAQEHIHMEFYIFREDGIGRQFQELMIRKVRQGVRVRLLCDGLGSHKLSRGFVNTLKNAGVQVYFFLPPLTALPDRRFNYRNHRKILVVDGLTGFTGGMNIGDDYLGKNPKMGYWRDTHLRLEGDAVYQLQYVFLKDWRLAAGDIISHPRFFPDHSCSRRDAIQIVASGPDAAVDATQEMYFASICAARQRIWMTSPYFIPDPAISRALKNAVLSGVDVRIIIPAKPDNKLVYYATLSYLENLQDAGVKFYRYTRGFMHAKVMIIDSLLATVGSANLDMRSFYSNFELTAVLLRPEIISELAEDFSRDLEQSEFIDPKKFRERSHNVKRIESLCQLLSPLL; from the coding sequence ATGAGGATATTTGCCGTTATCTTATGTCTTTTTATTGTGCAGCTTGCCATTATTACCGCTTCCGAATTCCGCCGTCCGCAGCGGGCGCTTGCCTGGATATGTATTACCTTCTGCTGTCCGCCGCTGGGCCTGCTGTTCTACTATTTCCTGGGACGCGATTACTGGCAGAGCCGTAAGCTTGGCAACCGGTGCGTCTCCCTGCTGCGGGAAATCCGTATTCATGTTACCGGCAAGATTCATAAGGTCAAGCAGGCGGAGGATACCGGCAACCCCGGATTTGAACACCGCTCAGGGCTGCTGCACCTGTTCTCTGGACTGGCGGACAGTCCGGTTACAAGCCACAACCGGTGTGAAGTGTTGTCCAGTGCAGAGGCAGCGTATAAGTCCATGCTGGAGGTGATGGAAGGTGCGCAGGAGCATATCCACATGGAATTTTATATTTTCCGGGAGGACGGGATCGGCCGGCAGTTCCAGGAGCTGATGATCCGCAAGGTACGCCAGGGGGTGAGGGTACGCCTGCTGTGCGATGGACTGGGAAGCCATAAACTAAGCCGGGGCTTTGTGAATACACTGAAGAATGCGGGAGTGCAGGTGTATTTTTTTCTGCCTCCGCTGACTGCACTGCCGGACCGCCGCTTCAACTACCGCAATCACCGGAAGATCCTGGTGGTGGACGGACTGACCGGATTCACAGGAGGCATGAACATAGGCGATGATTACCTGGGCAAAAATCCGAAAATGGGCTACTGGCGGGATACGCATCTGCGCCTTGAAGGGGATGCCGTCTATCAGCTGCAGTATGTGTTTCTCAAGGACTGGCGGCTGGCGGCCGGTGATATTATCAGCCATCCGCGCTTCTTCCCGGATCATAGCTGTAGCAGAAGGGATGCCATACAGATTGTCGCCAGCGGACCGGATGCGGCTGTCGATGCCACCCAGGAGATGTATTTCGCTTCTATCTGCGCCGCAAGGCAGCGGATCTGGATGACCTCGCCGTATTTCATCCCCGACCCTGCGATAAGCAGGGCGCTGAAGAATGCGGTGCTTAGCGGAGTGGACGTAAGGATCATTATCCCGGCTAAACCGGATAACAAGCTGGTCTATTATGCCACGCTGTCGTATCTGGAGAATCTGCAGGACGCCGGCGTGAAATTTTACCGCTATACCAGAGGGTTCATGCATGCCAAGGTAATGATTATCGACAGCCTGCTGGCCACCGTCGGCAGTGCCAATCTGGACATGCGCAGCTTCTATTCCAACTTCGAGCTGACGGCGGTGCTGCTCCGTCCAGAGATTATTTCAGAGCTGGCAGAGGATTTCAGCAGAGATCTGGAGCAGAGTGAATTCATCGATCCGAAAAAGTTCCGGGAGCGCAGCCATAATGTCAAACGCATAGAAAGTCTGTGTCAGCTCTTATCGCCGCTATTATGA
- a CDS encoding M23 family metallopeptidase has translation MKSQPSQKKITLLVMREAGRPVKQLQMSKPFALALPAAAALSLSSLVTSMHIHASRSIAELEAEAAALSLTNIRMELKVADKDQALQQLRGQVSELSEEAESIKDKLKSVTELEEQLQSLINKETTSSAAGSGSSADTSTSAASFKGSQPVVADLSDTGAAAAAGSYGKVSRLSAGPFIREQPEALSAAVSPAVNFRIRAAATALSLPANPQVGGEYVAVYENDPQRLVEETKDDFEEIHSIMDEMINSISSTITQAEEAHKTRAEFQAKQAQEKQARLARAVMWPTGSKVITSSFGYRSDPFKGVSAYHSGIDIAGNIGDAVYAALGGVVTSAEQMGARGKYIIIKHDNGLETWYMHLNQMIVTPGERVGKGEQIGMLGSTGRSTGPHLHFQVVKQNKPVNPLNYVKPL, from the coding sequence ATGAAGAGTCAGCCAAGTCAGAAAAAGATTACGCTGCTCGTTATGCGTGAGGCCGGACGGCCTGTGAAGCAGCTCCAGATGTCAAAGCCCTTCGCTCTGGCGCTGCCTGCCGCAGCCGCTCTGTCCCTCTCCAGTCTGGTCACCTCTATGCATATCCATGCTTCCCGGTCCATCGCAGAGCTGGAGGCCGAAGCGGCCGCCTTATCGCTGACCAATATCCGCATGGAGCTGAAGGTTGCTGATAAGGATCAGGCATTACAGCAGCTGCGCGGCCAGGTAAGCGAGCTCTCAGAGGAAGCGGAGAGCATTAAAGACAAGCTGAAGAGTGTGACTGAGCTGGAAGAGCAGCTGCAATCACTGATCAACAAAGAAACCACCTCTTCTGCTGCCGGCAGCGGTTCTAGTGCGGATACGTCAACCTCAGCAGCTTCCTTCAAAGGCAGCCAGCCGGTGGTGGCGGATTTGTCTGATACCGGAGCCGCGGCCGCTGCCGGAAGCTATGGCAAGGTCAGCAGGTTAAGCGCCGGCCCGTTCATCCGGGAACAGCCGGAAGCTCTCTCTGCCGCCGTATCGCCTGCCGTCAATTTCCGTATCCGGGCTGCTGCCACCGCACTGAGCCTGCCTGCGAATCCACAGGTCGGCGGTGAATATGTCGCCGTTTACGAGAATGATCCTCAGCGGCTGGTTGAGGAAACCAAGGACGACTTCGAGGAAATCCACAGCATTATGGATGAGATGATTAACAGTATCTCAAGCACGATTACACAGGCCGAGGAGGCACACAAAACAAGAGCAGAGTTTCAGGCCAAACAAGCCCAGGAGAAGCAAGCCCGGCTGGCAAGGGCCGTGATGTGGCCTACCGGCTCCAAGGTCATCACCTCCAGCTTCGGCTACCGCTCTGATCCTTTCAAAGGGGTCTCTGCTTATCATTCCGGGATTGATATTGCGGGAAATATCGGAGATGCAGTATACGCGGCACTGGGCGGCGTGGTTACCTCTGCAGAACAAATGGGAGCCCGGGGCAAATACATCATCATCAAGCATGACAATGGACTGGAGACCTGGTACATGCATTTGAACCAGATGATAGTCACCCCCGGTGAGCGGGTCGGCAAAGGGGAGCAGATCGGCATGCTGGGCAGCACCGGACGCAGCACGGGCCCCCATTTGCATTTTCAGGTCGTGAAGCAGAACAAGCCGGTGAATCCGCTCAATTATGTTAAGCCTTTATAG
- a CDS encoding bactofilin family protein translates to MWNRRQPRASLRSTDSLIGHGGTLEGKVHCDTNLRIEGNFSGEILCEGTVTVGEHGTVHSSIEAQEIIIAGKVYGDVIAQRKLILTGTGQLHGNIAAGSLSITEGSLLSGAVVMTEQPAPETGGH, encoded by the coding sequence ATGTGGAACAGACGTCAACCACGTGCTTCGCTGAGGTCAACCGACTCGCTGATCGGACATGGCGGCACGCTTGAGGGGAAAGTGCATTGCGATACGAACCTGCGGATTGAAGGGAATTTCAGCGGGGAGATTCTATGTGAGGGTACTGTAACGGTCGGTGAGCACGGCACCGTCCACTCCAGCATTGAAGCGCAGGAGATCATCATCGCCGGCAAGGTCTATGGAGACGTAATCGCCCAGCGGAAGCTGATTCTCACCGGAACGGGACAGCTGCATGGTAACATTGCCGCCGGTTCCCTGAGCATTACGGAAGGCAGCCTGCTCAGCGGGGCTGTGGTCATGACCGAACAGCCCGCCCCTGAGACAGGAGGCCACTGA
- a CDS encoding IS1182 family transposase produces MIRQQQTLVLSPYAALYDIVVPKDNVLRQINERVDFTFIYEELEEKYCLDNGRNAIDPIRMFKYLLLKAIFELSDVDIVERSKYDLSFKFFLGMAPEDSVIDPSSLTKFRKLRLKDMDLLDMLIGKTVELAIQLNIIQSHSIIVDATHTKARYNQKSPREILQDRSRKLRKAIYSIDESLKEKLPVKNVVDTLEEEIEYCEKLAKAVETQLEIAQLPKITEPLNLLKETTSDNVEQLRISEDQDARVGHKSADTSFFGYKTHLAMTEERIITAAIITTGEKNDGKQLQTLIEKSKMAGMDVKTVIGDRAYSEKDNIAYSKHNNIELIAKLNPQITQGGRKKEDEFEFNKDAGMYVCKAGHMAIRKAKQGRKKEGGKNQREVYYFDVEKCKSCPFKEGCYNGGASKTYAVTMLSDEHSEQAEFQEKEYFKTKAKERYKIEAKNSELKHRHGYDVASSSGLLGMQLQGAMAIFAVNLKRILKLTE; encoded by the coding sequence ATGATTCGGCAACAGCAAACTTTGGTTCTGAGTCCTTATGCGGCACTGTATGACATCGTCGTGCCGAAGGACAATGTGCTCCGTCAAATTAACGAACGGGTGGACTTCACTTTCATATACGAAGAACTGGAAGAAAAATACTGTTTGGACAATGGACGCAACGCTATTGATCCTATTCGCATGTTTAAATACTTGCTTCTGAAAGCGATCTTTGAATTGTCTGACGTCGATATTGTCGAGCGTTCGAAGTATGACCTCTCGTTCAAATTTTTCCTTGGCATGGCACCAGAAGATTCGGTAATCGACCCAAGCTCCCTGACGAAATTCCGCAAACTGCGGCTGAAGGACATGGATCTGTTAGACATGCTTATTGGTAAGACGGTAGAACTGGCCATCCAGTTGAATATTATTCAGAGCCATTCCATTATTGTTGACGCTACGCATACGAAAGCCCGTTACAATCAGAAATCTCCGAGAGAGATTTTGCAAGATCGTTCCCGGAAGTTACGAAAAGCGATTTATTCTATAGACGAATCCCTGAAAGAGAAACTTCCCGTCAAGAACGTAGTCGATACGCTCGAAGAAGAGATCGAATATTGTGAGAAGCTTGCCAAGGCCGTCGAGACGCAACTTGAAATTGCCCAATTGCCAAAAATTACGGAACCGCTAAATCTGCTCAAAGAAACTACAAGCGATAATGTGGAACAGCTACGCATTTCAGAAGATCAAGATGCGCGTGTCGGTCACAAGAGCGCGGACACGTCGTTCTTTGGCTACAAAACGCACCTCGCTATGACCGAGGAACGAATCATTACAGCTGCCATAATCACGACTGGAGAGAAGAATGACGGCAAGCAACTACAGACGCTCATAGAGAAAAGCAAAATGGCGGGCATGGACGTGAAGACGGTGATTGGCGATAGGGCATACTCAGAAAAAGACAATATCGCTTACAGCAAACATAACAATATTGAATTAATTGCAAAATTGAATCCGCAAATCACACAAGGCGGACGTAAGAAAGAAGATGAATTCGAGTTTAACAAAGATGCAGGAATGTACGTATGTAAGGCGGGCCATATGGCGATTCGGAAAGCCAAACAAGGAAGGAAGAAAGAAGGCGGAAAAAATCAAAGGGAAGTATACTACTTTGATGTAGAAAAGTGCAAGAGTTGCCCTTTTAAGGAAGGGTGTTACAACGGTGGAGCCAGCAAGACGTACGCTGTAACCATGCTGTCGGACGAGCACTCCGAACAAGCTGAATTTCAGGAAAAGGAGTACTTTAAAACCAAGGCGAAAGAACGATACAAAATTGAAGCGAAGAACAGTGAACTGAAACATCGACACGGGTACGATGTAGCGTCGTCCTCAGGTCTTTTAGGGATGCAACTGCAAGGTGCTATGGCGATATTCGCCGTTAATCTGAAGCGAATATTGAAACTGACAGAGTAA
- a CDS encoding ABC transporter permease: MGEFASLIHNENIKIFRRLRTWIMLILLALMSALFPALIHFTTNGSNVVGLWDSFRTTVAIAFFLNTIFTALVAADSVAGEFTWGTIKLLLIRPWSRSKILLSKYISLVIFSLVSTGVLILFGYGSAFIFSSRDAGITGDMVMGWGQGEYVFMLVLCSYIELFLTAAIAFMISSVFRSSGLAIVLSLSIMFTKDIFIAIFNPDRYEWANYLIFAHMNLSNYVVSDTGPGGATLGFAIAVLAAYYVIFMAVSWIVFRKRDVAA, translated from the coding sequence TTGGGTGAGTTCGCTTCTCTCATACATAATGAGAATATCAAAATATTCAGACGTCTGCGGACATGGATTATGCTGATTCTGCTGGCACTGATGAGCGCACTGTTTCCGGCGCTAATTCATTTCACCACGAACGGAAGTAATGTAGTCGGGTTGTGGGACAGCTTCCGGACCACCGTAGCCATAGCATTTTTCCTGAATACCATCTTCACAGCCTTAGTGGCTGCCGACTCCGTAGCGGGCGAATTCACCTGGGGAACGATTAAGCTGCTGCTGATCCGCCCTTGGAGCCGCTCCAAGATTCTGCTCTCGAAATATATTTCGCTGGTCATCTTCAGCCTTGTCAGCACGGGTGTGCTGATCCTATTCGGCTATGGCTCCGCCTTCATTTTCTCTTCCCGGGATGCAGGGATTACGGGGGATATGGTGATGGGCTGGGGGCAGGGAGAATATGTCTTCATGCTGGTTCTGTGCAGCTACATTGAGCTGTTCCTGACAGCAGCCATTGCCTTCATGATCTCCAGCGTGTTCCGTTCCAGTGGGCTGGCGATTGTCCTGTCGCTGTCGATCATGTTCACCAAGGATATCTTTATCGCCATCTTCAACCCTGACCGCTATGAGTGGGCGAACTATCTGATTTTTGCCCATATGAATCTTAGCAATTATGTGGTGTCGGATACCGGTCCCGGGGGAGCGACGCTGGGGTTCGCGATTGCCGTCCTGGCTGCGTATTATGTTATTTTCATGGCGGTATCATGGATTGTGTTCCGTAAAAGAGACGTAGCAGCGTAA
- a CDS encoding ABC transporter ATP-binding protein, producing the protein MPNTAEVVKPVASLMGVTKKIGSKTLISDLTLDIPPGQIFGFLGPNGAGKTTTIRMMVGLISISRGDILICGRSIKDHFEEAIANVGAIVENPEMYKFLTGYQNLRQYARMVPGVTKERINEVVQLVGLSQRINDRVKTYSLGMRQRLGVAQALLHRPKLLILDEPTNGLDPQGIRELRDYLRELCRAEGTTVFVSSHLLSEMELMCDSVAIIQNGRLIDVKQLKTVGDAAVPVSQTFFELDNPEAALAQIGQGVIMEGGIAVEAGREEIAELNAKLVAAGIKVYSIKALSRSLEDQFLEITGGEGIG; encoded by the coding sequence ATGCCGAATACGGCAGAAGTGGTGAAGCCCGTAGCCAGCCTGATGGGGGTCACCAAAAAGATCGGCTCCAAAACGCTGATCAGCGACTTGACACTCGACATTCCACCCGGGCAAATCTTCGGATTCCTCGGGCCGAACGGAGCCGGTAAGACCACTACCATCCGTATGATGGTAGGACTGATCTCCATTAGCCGCGGGGATATCCTGATCTGCGGACGAAGCATCAAAGACCATTTTGAAGAGGCCATAGCCAATGTGGGGGCCATCGTAGAGAATCCCGAAATGTACAAGTTCCTTACCGGATACCAGAATCTTCGCCAGTATGCCCGCATGGTGCCCGGCGTGACCAAAGAGCGCATCAATGAAGTAGTGCAGCTGGTCGGCCTCAGCCAGCGGATTAATGACCGGGTCAAGACCTATTCCTTAGGGATGCGCCAGCGGCTGGGGGTGGCCCAGGCTCTGCTGCACCGGCCGAAGCTGCTGATTCTGGATGAGCCGACCAACGGACTGGACCCGCAGGGTATCCGCGAGCTGCGTGATTATCTGCGCGAGCTGTGCAGGGCCGAGGGGACAACCGTGTTTGTCTCCAGTCACCTGCTGTCGGAGATGGAGCTGATGTGCGATAGTGTGGCGATTATCCAGAACGGCCGCCTGATCGATGTGAAGCAGCTTAAGACCGTCGGGGATGCGGCGGTACCGGTGAGCCAGACGTTCTTCGAGTTAGATAATCCTGAGGCTGCACTGGCGCAGATCGGCCAAGGCGTGATCATGGAAGGCGGAATAGCGGTAGAGGCGGGCCGGGAAGAGATTGCCGAGCTCAATGCCAAGCTGGTAGCTGCCGGGATTAAGGTCTACAGCATCAAGGCGCTGTCCCGTTCGCTCGAAGATCAATTCTTGGAAATTACAGGAGGTGAAGGCATTGGGTGA
- the gltB gene encoding glutamate synthase large subunit yields MRHTELPGKQGLYDPQFEKDACGMGFVAHIKGKPSHDIVSNALTMLFNMEHRGGQGSEPNSGDGAGIMLQIPHRFFAGEAAKLGFELPEPGHYGVGMIFLSHNEQIRASHEALLSEIIAEEGQQVLGYRDVPTFDEMLGKTAKAAKPYVRQVFIGRSEGIKDDLSFERKLYVIRKRAELAIRYGGAEEGESFYVPSLSCKKIVYKGMLTTVQVGQFYLDLQEETLESAIALVHSRFSTNTFPSWERAHPYRFMIHNGEINTLRGNVNWMHARQSLFKSENFGEDISKVKPVVNPDGSDTAMFDNTFEFLYLSGRSLPHVAMMMVPEPWSNHDSMDEKKKAFYEYHSTLMEPWDGPAAMGFTDGVQIGAILDRNGLRPARYYVTKDDLIILSSEAGVLDIPAEDVLYKDRLRPGRMLLVDTKQGRIISDEEVKAEIASEQPYQEWLDEHLIGLDQLPDAPELPNPKHDNVQQLQQSFGYTFEDLRKVLEPMASTGAEAVGSMGYDSPLAVLSDRPQRLYNYFKQMFAQVTNPPIDAIREELVTSTATTIGPERNLLKAEPESCRQISLDSPILSNEDFAKIRHVRRAGFKSMSIPILFPAELGAEGLRIALDRMNEAADRVMGKGHNILILSDRGVDRENAAIPALLAVSSLHHHLIRSGTRTKVSILLESGEPREVHHYALLLGYGVSAVNPYLAFESLDDMISQGLLRGISHEKAVKNYIKAATKSVVKILSKMGISTIQSYRGAQIFEAVGLNSEFVDRYFTWTPSRIGGIGLAEVAQEALASHYRAFTDKDGNDMVLDSGGEYQWRSDGEEHLFNPQTIHLLQHSVRSGDYEMYKKYAALVQGESEKHQTLRSMLQFKSVGAPVALDEVEPAESIMKRFKTGAMSFGSISKEAHETLAIAMNRIGGKSNTGEGGEDPARFLTDANGDSRRSAIKQVASGRFGVTSNYLVNADEIQIKMAQGAKPGEGGQLPGRKVYPWVAEVRGSTAGVGLISPPPHHDIYSIEDLAELIYDLKNANPRASINVKLVSEVGVGTIAAGVAKGRADIILISGYDGGTGASPMNSIRHAGLPWELGLAETHQTLMLNNLRDRVVLETDGKMLSGRDLAVAVLLGAEEYGFATAPLVAVGCIMMRVCQMDTCPVGVATQNPELRKNFMGDPQHVVNFMTFVAQDLREIMAELGFRTIEEMVGRTDCLDAVKASTHWKKKGVDLSSLLHIPAMPEGSTRFRSKFQNHGLEETLDMTHLLDIAAPALESGAAVEASLPITNVNRAVGTILGSELTRKYGAAGLPDDTIRLHFTGSAGQSLGAFVPKGITITVEGDSNDYVGKGLSGGKLIIRPSRKATFAAEENIIIGNTALYGATGGEAYVSGIAGERFAVRNSGASVVVEGVGDHGCEYMTGGRVVVLGTTGRNFAAGMSGGIAYVYDPDNTFIKRCNLEMVLLERVEEADEIAELHAMISRHTELTESNAGRAILDSWDEALPRFARVIPKDYKRMLEQIRKVESSGLTGEAALMAAFEANMRELARVGG; encoded by the coding sequence ATGAGACACACTGAACTGCCCGGCAAACAGGGCCTTTATGATCCCCAGTTCGAAAAAGATGCTTGCGGCATGGGATTTGTCGCGCATATTAAAGGCAAGCCGTCCCATGATATTGTCAGCAATGCGCTGACTATGCTCTTCAATATGGAGCACCGGGGAGGCCAGGGAAGCGAGCCGAACTCTGGAGACGGAGCCGGCATTATGCTGCAGATTCCTCACCGGTTCTTTGCGGGAGAAGCCGCGAAGCTGGGCTTTGAGCTTCCGGAGCCGGGCCATTATGGCGTGGGCATGATCTTTCTGTCTCATAATGAGCAGATCCGGGCCAGCCATGAGGCACTTCTCAGCGAGATTATCGCGGAAGAGGGCCAGCAGGTACTTGGTTACCGCGATGTTCCTACCTTTGACGAAATGCTCGGCAAGACGGCCAAGGCTGCGAAGCCATATGTACGCCAGGTCTTTATCGGCCGCTCGGAGGGAATCAAGGACGATCTGTCCTTCGAACGCAAGCTGTATGTGATCCGCAAACGGGCAGAGCTGGCCATCCGTTACGGCGGGGCAGAAGAGGGCGAATCCTTCTATGTGCCGAGTCTTTCCTGCAAGAAAATCGTATACAAAGGCATGCTTACTACTGTACAGGTAGGACAATTCTATCTGGACCTCCAGGAAGAAACGCTGGAATCAGCGATTGCGCTGGTCCACTCCCGCTTCAGCACCAACACCTTCCCGAGCTGGGAACGTGCCCACCCTTACCGCTTCATGATTCACAACGGTGAAATTAACACCCTTCGCGGCAATGTGAACTGGATGCATGCGCGCCAGTCGCTGTTCAAGAGCGAGAACTTCGGAGAAGACATCAGCAAGGTTAAGCCGGTGGTGAATCCGGACGGCTCCGATACAGCCATGTTCGATAATACCTTTGAATTCCTCTACCTGAGCGGACGCTCCCTGCCCCATGTGGCGATGATGATGGTTCCTGAGCCTTGGAGCAATCATGACAGCATGGACGAGAAGAAGAAAGCCTTTTATGAATACCATAGCACCCTGATGGAACCGTGGGACGGGCCTGCCGCAATGGGCTTCACCGACGGTGTGCAAATCGGGGCCATCCTCGACCGCAACGGCCTGCGTCCTGCGCGTTACTATGTCACCAAAGATGATCTGATTATTCTCTCCTCTGAAGCGGGTGTCCTCGACATTCCGGCAGAAGATGTTCTATACAAAGACCGGCTGAGACCGGGCCGCATGCTGCTCGTGGATACGAAGCAGGGCCGGATTATCTCGGACGAAGAGGTAAAAGCCGAAATCGCCTCCGAGCAGCCTTATCAAGAGTGGCTGGATGAGCATCTGATCGGCCTCGATCAGCTCCCGGATGCACCGGAGCTGCCGAATCCGAAGCATGATAATGTGCAGCAGCTGCAGCAGTCCTTCGGCTATACCTTCGAGGATCTGCGCAAGGTGCTGGAGCCCATGGCCTCCACAGGCGCCGAAGCTGTCGGCTCCATGGGATACGATTCACCGCTGGCGGTGCTGTCTGACCGCCCGCAGCGTCTCTACAATTACTTCAAGCAGATGTTCGCTCAGGTTACTAACCCGCCAATTGACGCCATCCGTGAAGAGCTGGTAACGTCCACAGCGACTACGATCGGACCTGAACGCAACCTGCTGAAGGCAGAACCCGAGAGCTGCCGGCAGATCTCGCTGGATTCTCCGATTCTCTCGAACGAGGATTTCGCCAAAATCCGTCATGTCCGCCGTGCGGGCTTCAAGTCGATGTCCATTCCGATTCTCTTCCCGGCCGAGCTGGGGGCAGAGGGACTGCGAATTGCGCTTGACCGGATGAATGAGGCGGCAGACCGCGTCATGGGCAAGGGCCATAATATTCTTATTCTGTCCGACCGGGGTGTAGACCGCGAGAATGCGGCAATTCCGGCGCTACTGGCAGTTTCCAGCCTGCATCACCATCTGATCCGCTCGGGAACCCGCACCAAGGTCAGCATTCTGCTGGAATCCGGCGAACCGCGTGAGGTTCATCATTATGCGCTTCTCCTGGGTTATGGTGTAAGTGCGGTCAATCCTTACCTGGCCTTCGAGAGTCTCGATGACATGATCAGCCAAGGCCTGCTCCGCGGAATCTCGCATGAGAAGGCTGTGAAGAACTATATCAAGGCAGCTACGAAGAGCGTGGTCAAAATTCTGTCCAAAATGGGAATCTCCACGATTCAGTCCTATCGCGGGGCACAGATTTTTGAAGCAGTCGGGCTGAATTCGGAGTTCGTAGACCGTTACTTCACCTGGACGCCTTCGCGTATCGGCGGGATTGGCCTTGCGGAAGTGGCCCAAGAAGCGCTTGCCAGTCATTACCGCGCCTTCACCGACAAAGACGGCAACGATATGGTGCTGGATTCGGGTGGTGAATACCAGTGGCGCAGTGACGGGGAAGAGCATCTGTTCAACCCGCAGACCATTCATCTGCTTCAGCACTCCGTGCGCAGCGGTGATTATGAGATGTATAAGAAGTATGCGGCGCTCGTTCAGGGTGAAAGCGAGAAGCACCAGACGCTGCGCTCGATGCTGCAGTTCAAGAGCGTAGGTGCTCCGGTAGCGCTGGATGAGGTAGAACCGGCTGAATCGATCATGAAACGCTTCAAGACCGGTGCCATGTCCTTCGGCTCAATCAGCAAGGAAGCGCATGAGACGCTGGCCATTGCCATGAACCGTATCGGCGGCAAGAGCAATACCGGTGAAGGCGGAGAAGATCCGGCGCGCTTCCTTACCGACGCGAACGGCGATTCCCGCCGCAGTGCGATCAAGCAGGTCGCTTCGGGGCGCTTCGGCGTTACCTCGAATTATCTGGTGAATGCCGACGAGATTCAGATCAAGATGGCACAGGGCGCGAAGCCGGGTGAAGGCGGACAGCTTCCGGGCCGCAAGGTCTATCCATGGGTAGCAGAAGTCCGTGGTTCAACGGCAGGTGTGGGACTGATCTCCCCTCCGCCGCATCATGATATCTATTCCATTGAGGATTTGGCTGAGCTGATCTATGATCTGAAGAATGCCAATCCGCGTGCAAGTATTAACGTGAAGCTCGTCTCTGAGGTTGGCGTAGGCACCATCGCCGCAGGTGTGGCGAAGGGCCGCGCTGATATTATCCTGATCAGCGGTTACGATGGCGGTACCGGCGCTTCGCCAATGAACTCCATCCGTCATGCCGGACTGCCTTGGGAGCTGGGCCTCGCGGAGACCCATCAGACGCTGATGCTGAACAATCTGCGCGACCGTGTCGTGCTTGAGACGGACGGCAAGATGCTCAGCGGGCGCGACCTCGCGGTAGCCGTTCTGCTGGGTGCTGAAGAATACGGCTTCGCTACTGCACCGCTGGTAGCCGTGGGCTGTATCATGATGCGTGTATGCCAGATGGATACTTGTCCGGTAGGCGTAGCTACCCAGAACCCTGAGCTTCGCAAGAACTTCATGGGTGATCCGCAGCATGTGGTGAACTTCATGACCTTCGTGGCACAGGACCTGCGCGAGATTATGGCAGAGCTGGGCTTCCGGACGATTGAAGAGATGGTCGGCCGTACCGATTGCCTGGATGCGGTTAAGGCATCCACACATTGGAAGAAGAAGGGCGTCGATCTGAGCAGCCTTCTGCACATTCCGGCTATGCCGGAAGGAAGCACACGCTTCCGCAGCAAATTCCAGAACCACGGTCTGGAAGAGACCCTGGATATGACCCATCTGCTGGATATTGCTGCACCTGCGCTGGAATCCGGTGCGGCAGTGGAAGCTTCCCTGCCGATCACGAACGTGAACCGTGCCGTGGGTACGATTCTCGGCAGTGAGCTGACGCGTAAATACGGCGCAGCCGGATTGCCGGACGATACGATCCGGCTGCATTTCACCGGATCAGCGGGACAGAGTCTGGGCGCTTTCGTGCCGAAGGGCATTACCATTACCGTTGAAGGCGACTCGAATGACTATGTCGGCAAAGGGCTGTCCGGAGGCAAGCTGATTATCCGGCCTTCGCGCAAGGCAACCTTCGCGGCAGAAGAGAATATCATCATCGGAAATACGGCGCTGTACGGAGCGACCGGCGGCGAAGCTTACGTAAGCGGCATTGCCGGTGAACGGTTCGCTGTCCGTAACTCCGGGGCGAGTGTAGTTGTTGAGGGCGTGGGCGACCACGGCTGCGAATACATGACTGGCGGCCGTGTCGTTGTACTGGGTACAACGGGCCGTAACTTTGCAGCAGGAATGTCGGGCGGTATCGCTTATGTATACGATCCTGACAACACCTTCATCAAACGCTGTAACCTGGAGATGGTGCTGCTGGAGCGTGTAGAGGAAGCGGACGAAATCGCTGAGCTGCATGCTATGATTAGCCGCCATACCGAGCTTACAGAGAGTAATGCAGGCCGGGCGATTCTGGATTCATGGGATGAGGCTCTGCCGAGATTTGCCCGTGTCATTCCTAAGGATTACAAACGGATGCTGGAGCAGATCCGTAAGGTGGAGAGCAGCGGCCTGACTGGCGAAGCTGCACTGATGGCTGCTTTTGAAGCGAATATGCGTGAGCTTGCGCGTGTTGGCGGTTAA